The genomic interval GCTGTACGTGCTGGAAGTGTCCTGGCCGCCCCCGGTGCTCCGCAGACGTGTCCCGGACAGACGCCGCACCAGGGCGGCAGCCAGATCATCGGCGGCAGTAGAACTGTGGGTGAGGAACAGCGAGGGTTCGATGACTTCGCATTCCAGTAGCAGCGGGGCGCCCTGTGGCCCGGGTACCAGGTCGATCCGTGCGTACAGCGGACAGCCGAAGCGGGCGGCCACGGCCTTGACCACGGCGTCACCGCAGTCGAGTTCCGGCCCGGTCGCGGGGCGGGGAGTCACGGTCGCGGTGGTGAACAGCCCGCCCTGGGCCTCGGCGCCGGGCTTGAGCAGAGCACTGCGCCGCACGGCGTGACTGTAGGCCCCGTCCAGGTAGATCAGCGACAGTTCTCCGTGTGCGTCGACGGCGTGCTGGTAGGGCTGGGTCAGTACGGTCCTGCCCCGCGCCAGCAGCTCCTCGGCATGGCGGTGTGCCCGAGTCCGCTCCGCCGTTCCGGGACCGTAGCGCGCGGTGTCCTTGGCGGAGCACGAGACGGACGGTTTGACGACGTACTCACCTTCCGCGGGGGCCTCCCACTCCTTGCCCGGGCTGGTCCATGTGCTGGGCACGACCGGCACGCCGTCGGCGGCGAGGTCGGACAGGTACCGCTTGTCGCTGTTCCACTCGACCATGGGGAAGTGGTTGAACAGCACCGACTCCGTGGCCGCCCGGCGAGCCCAGGTGAGGAACTCGTCGCTGCGCTTGGGGTAGTCCCATGGGGCTTCGAGCACGACGGCGGCGAACCGGCTCCAGTCCACGGGCTCGTCCCACGGCAAGGCCACCGCTTCGATGCCGACCCGCGCCAGAGCCGCGGTCAAAGGAGCCAGGTCGTCATCGGGTTCGTCCGGAACACGGGCATGGACCAACGCGACCTGGACTCGCTGCATTGCTGGTTCTACTGATTCGCCTCGGGGCCGGACCGGACGGTGCGACTGCGACACGTCGGGGTCAGTAGCGCCAGCGGGTGGCTTCGACGGTCTCCGCCCGGGTGCGGCCGGCGAAGAGGCTGTCCTCCGCGCCGCGTACCGCGAGTACCGAGCCGAAAAGGTGGTCCCCCATCGCTTTACGGAGCACCGCCGAGCCCTTGAGGTGACCGACTGCCTCATCCAGGCTGGTCGGGAGCCGCTCGATACCGAGCCGCTCGAGATCATCGGTGTCGGCGTGCGCCGGGTCATCGCCGTACTCCTCGGGCAGGCGCAACGCCTCCTCGCACCCCGCCAGACCGGCCGCGATGACCGAACCCACCACAAGGTAGGGGTTGGCCGCCTGGTCGAAGCACTTGAGTTCGGCGTTCGTGCACCGTGATGCCCGGTCCGCCGGACCGGTGACGAACCGCAGCGCAGCCTCCCGGTTCTCCCAGCCCCAACAGCGGTAGACACCGGCCCAGGCGGACGGTGCCAGCCGCAGGTAACTGGCCGGGGCGGGGCAGCCGATCGCCGTCAGAGCGGGCAGGGACCGCAGAACGCCGGCGAGGAACGCCTCACCCTCCGCCGTCATGCCACGAGCCCCGCTGCCGCCATGCAGGAGGTTCTCCTCGCCGCGCCACAGGCTCAGGTGCAGATGCCCGCCGTTGCCGATGCCGGATGCTGTCGTCAGAGGGGCGAAAGACGCCTGCAACCCATGAGCGTGGGACACGGTGCGCACCGTGTGCCGCACCAGGACGGCGGTGTCGGCGGCGCACAGCGGACCGTCGGCGGCGGTGGACACCTCGAACTGCCCCGGTTCGTACTCCGGGTGAACCTGGAGGACCTCCACACCCTGCGCGGTGAGCGCATCGACAACGTCAAGGAGATACGCACCGGAATCCGCCAGCCGGGACAGCCCGTAGGCCGGACCGTCGCCGATACGCCCCGGACCGACGCTCCACTCCGTCTCGAACCCCATGAGCAAGCGCAGCCCCAGATCCGCCGCCCCCTGCACCATGCGGTTCACGAAGGACCGATGGCACCCCGGGTACGGTGCCCCGTCCTGGCTGAAGCGGTCCGCCGGCGCCCAGGCCCAGCCCGGCTGTGCCGCCAACGGGGTGAGCCGGTTCATCTCCGGAAGCAGCAGCAGGTCGCCGACCGGTCCGCCGTGGCCGTCCGCACGGGCCACCGAATCGTCCACCAGGAACGTATCGAACACCGGGGACATCCCCACGCCATGGTCCGCGAGCTGGGGCAGACGTCCCAGCGGCACGGCCTTCATCCGGCTGACGCCGGCGTTGTCGACCCAGCTCAGCGCGACAACGCGCACCCCTGCCTCGGCCATGCCGGCCATCGCCTGCTCCGCTCCCGCCGCGCGGTCAGTCATGCCCACAGTCATGCGGTCATGATCAACCAAACAGACCCCCGGTCATCCTCCCGCCACTCCGCAACCGGCGCGGCCACCACCCCATCAGCAGATGACGACGCATGGCGCCGGGTTCTCCCCTTCTCTACAGGAGGGCTCTCTGCGGGAGGGCGACACCACGCGACTGACGTAGCACGGCGGGCGCGATCGACGAGGCAGTGCCACGCTGTGGGGGTGCGCGCGGTGATCGTTGACCGTGTCCGCACAGCAGCACAGCCTCTCAGCTGGACATGGCAGCTCTCTGACCGGTTGCCCTGCCGTGGTTGACGAAAGGTGGCAGGGGCGCTCATGAGCATCTTCGAGACTCTGGAGTCCGAGGTACGGAGCTACTGCCGCGGCTGGCCCGCCGTGTTCGACCGCGCGCAGGGCGCCCGGCTGACCGACGAGGACGGACCAGCGGTTTTGTTCGACATGGTCAGAGCGAAACAGCATCGAGTGGACCGCGCAACCCTCCGACGGCGGTCGCCCTTCGGCGCGAGGAACCGCGCTGGCGAGCAGGGTCTACGCTGTGACCCGCGGCCACAACGTGATCGTTTGCCTCCACACATGGATGATCAACGGGAGGCCGCACCCGTCTCCACAGCGCGTCGGGGGCGCGCAGCGCCCGCCCGCCGCTCCTGCGTCCGGAGGACATGTGCAACGTGGCGAAGTGTGGTGGGTGGAGTTCGACGAGCGGCGGCCGGTCGTGCTGCTGTCGGGAGACGACGCGTCCGGGTTCCGGGTGATGCAGGTCGTCGCTCGGGCGGGTGTCGACATCACCGGTCTGGGCGTCGAAGTGGCCGTAGGCGCTGGGGAAGCACTGCCCTTTGAAGGCGTGTTGCGGTTCGCGTTGCCACGTCCGGGCTTTACCCCTTGCACGTGGGTGACCACTGTGTCCTGGGACGACCTGATCGAGCGAGCGGGCGTTCTGTCCTCCGCGAAACTCAGCGAGATCGAGACCGCCCTCCGTCTCGGGGGACTCGCGTAGGCTCTGATGAAGCCCCGCAACCCAGAATTCTCTCTGCCCTGCGTCGATGCAGCACTGAAGGTTTCTGTTGCAGGTCGTTCTCCTGACGAGCGATCAGGCCGTGACCGCTCGTTCGACCAACGTCAGCGCCCGGTGCGGGAGTTCCCCCCGGTCACGGTGTCCGCCTCCGAGCCACACGACACGCGCGTCACGGCGGAACCAGGAGTCCTGACGGCGGGCGAAGCGCTTGGTGGCGCGTACGGTCTCGGCCCGCGCGTCGTCCTCGGTGCACTCCCCCGCGAGCACCGCGAGGATCTGCTGGTAGCCGAGGGCCCGCGAGGCCGTGAGGCCCTCGCGCAGCCCGGACGCCTCCAGGGCGCGCACCTCGTCCACGAGCCCCGCCTCCCACATCCGGTCGACACGCAGGGCGATCCGCTCGTCCAGTTCGGGGCGGTCCACGTCGACGCCGATCTGCACGGCGTCGTAGACCGGCTCCTCGCCGGGGAGGTTGGCGGTGAACGGCTTGCCGGTGATCTCGATGACTTCGAGGGCGCGGACGATGCGTCGGCCGTTGCTCGCCAGGATGGACCGGGCGGCCTCCGGGTCGGCGGCGGCGAGGCGCTCGTGGAGGACGCCCGAGCCGCGCTCGGTCAGCTCCGCTTCGAGGCGAGCGCGCACCTCGGGGTCCGTACCGGGGAACTCCAGGGCGTCGATGGCGCCCTTCACGTACAGCCCGGAGCCGCCGACGAGGATCGGCGTGCGCCCCTCGGCGAGCAGCCGGTCGATCTCCAGGCGGGCCAGTCGCTGGTACTCGGCGACGCTGGCGGTCTCGGTGACGTCCCAGATGTCCAGCAGTCGGTGCGGCACGCCGTCGCGCTCGGGGAGCGTCAGCTTCGCGGTGCCGATGTCCATGCCCCGGTAGAGCTGCATGGAATCGGCGTTGATCACCTCGCCGCCGAGCCGCTGGGCGAGAAAGACTCCCAGATCCGACTTTCCGGCTGCGGTGGGGCCTACGACGGTGATGACGCGGGGAGCGGAAGCGGGAGGGGTCACCCGGACAGTCTCCCAAATATCCGGGCCCTCCGGACCACACCGGGTCTCCGGAGGGGCGCGGCCGTGCACGCAGAGCGACGTCAAGGAAGCGCCGGGGAAGCGCAATGAGGCGTGTAAAAACGGCAAGAACGGACAAGTGACGGACAATGGGGGCGGGAGCACGCTCCCGCGAACAGTTCTCGAGAGTCCTCACTGCACGGAAGGTGACCCAATGGGGTTCCTGGACAACCTGAAGGCCAAGCTGGGGCCGGCCAAGGACAAGGTCGGCGACCTCGCGCAGCAGCACGGGGGCAAGATCGAGCAGGGCCTCGACAAGGCCGCGCGCACGGTCGACCAGAAGACCAAGGGCAAATACAGCGACAAGATCGATTCGGGGACGCGCAAGGCCAAGGAGGCCGTGGACAAGCTGGGCAACAAGGACGGGGGCACCCCCGGTACGCCTGGCACCCCAGGAACTCCGGGTACGCCCGGTACTCCCGGCAGCACTCCTCCTCCGCCGCCGCCCGCTTCCTGACACGGTGACCGCGGACCGGCGGCGGGTACGGGGCCGAGGGCTCCGTACCCGCCGCCGGTCCGTTCAGGACCAGGCGGCGACGGTGTAGCCCACGCCGTACGGGGCGTCCTCGTACAGCAGTCGACCGGCGAGCCCGGCGCCCCGCGCGGCGCCGCCGAGCAGTTGCCAGGGGGCACGTCCGGCCGCCTTGAGTTCACGGGCGAGCGTCGCGTCGAGCGCGGCGAGGGCGTCGAGGTCCGCGGAGCCGAGCGCTTCGGTGGCGCGGGCGTCGAAGGCGGCTGCCCGCTCGTCGAGGTAGCCGGGGGCCTTGAGCGTGCGGCAGGCGCTGCCGTCGCCCATCACGAGGAGCGCGACCCGCTCGGCACGCCGGGCGAGGGAGTGTCCGGCCGCCGCGCACTCCGGGGCGGCCTCGCTCTCCGCCACGGCGAACCCGTCGACGGGAGCGCCCGTCCATCGGGCCCGGCCCAGCAGCCAGGCGCCCACGGTGAGGGACCCCGGCAGCGGCCGGTCCGGGGCGGCGGCATCCGGCGGGGCGTCACCGAGTGTCACGTCGAGGTTCACGCCGATGCCCCGGAAGGACCCGCGCGCGCCTGCCGGGTGGGGCCCGGCGGACCGGTCGTCAGCCGGTCCCACGACGACGAGCAGGTCCGGGCGCGAGGCGGCGAGCACACCCACGGCGTCGAGGCACGCGTCACGCGCGGCCTCGAGCTCGGGGGCGGCCCCGGCGGCGACCTCGGGCACCAGGAGCGGCGGACAGGGGCACACGGCGGCGGCGACAAGCATGCCGGTCAGCGTACTTGTCGTAAGCCGGAGGCCGGGGCCGGTCGGCCGCGCGGGATCTGTGCGCCGGAGTCGACGGCTACTGCCCACGGGTCCGGGGGGAAGGGGCCGACAGCCGCTGCCACTACCTCCGAGCCTGCGGCCGGCTGCTGCTACCGCCGGTCCTGGCCGGGACCGGCGGCCGGGACCGCTGAGCGGCCCCGATCCGTCAGCCGATGCCGCAGGCCGGGGCCGCGGTGGCCGGGAGCGGGTCCGGGGCGCCGATGCCGGGGAGGCCGAGCATCACTCCGGCGGGCTTGGCGGCCGCCTCGGTGGTGCGCTTCTCCCAGGCGTCGCCCGCGCGGGTGGACCGTACGGCGAGCGGTGTGCCCTCGGCGAGCAGGTGGTGCGGAGCGGCGTAGGTGATCTCGACGGTCACGACGTCGCCGGGGCGCACGGCCTTCTCGGGCGGTGTGAAGTGGACCAGCCGGTTGTCGGGGGCGCGGCCGGAGAGGCGCCGGGTGGCGCCGTCCTTGCGGCCCTCGCCCTCCGCGACCATGACGTCCAGGGTGCGGCCGACCTGCTTCTTGTTCTCGTCCCAGGAGATCTGCTCCTGGAGGGCGGACAGGCGCATGTACCGCTCCTGGACGACCTCCTTGGGGATCTGGCCGTCCATGTCGGCGGCGGGGGTCCCGGGGCGCTTGGAGTACTGGAAGGTGAACGCGTTGGCGAAACGGGCCTCGCGGACGGCGTGCATCGTCTGCTCGAAGTCCTCCTCCGTCTCGCCGGGGAAGCCCACGATGATGTCGGTGGAGATGGCGGCGTCCGGCATCGCGGCGCGCACCTTCTCGATGATTCCCAGGAAGCGATCCTGGCGGTAGGAGCGGCGCATCGCCTTCAGGATGCTGTCCGATCCGGACTGCATCGGCATGTGCAGCTGCGGCATCACGTTGGGCGTCTCGGCCATGGCGGCGATGACGTCGTCGGTGAAGTCGCGGGGGTGCGGCGAGGTGAAGCGGACGCGCTCCAGGCCCTCGATGGCACCACAGGCGCGCAGCAGCTTGGAGAAGGCCTCGCGGTCGCCGATGTCGGAGCCGTACGCGTTCACGTTCTGGCCGAGCAGGGTGATCTCGGAGACGCCCTCGGCGACCAGGGCCTCGATCTCGGCCAGGATGTCGCCGGTGCGGCGGTCCTTCTCCTTGCCGCGCAGCGCCGGGACGATGCAGAAGGTGCAGGTGTTGTTGCAGCCGACCGAGATGGAGACCCACGCGGCGTAGGCGGACTCGCGGCGGGTGGGGAGCGTGGAGGGGAAGGCCTCCAGGGATTCGGCGATCTCGATCTGCGCCTCCTCCTGGATGCGGGCGCGCTCCAGGAGGACCGGCAGCTTGCCGATGTTGTGGGTGCCGAAGACGACGTCGACCCAGGGGGCCCGCTTGACGATGGTGTCGCGGTCCTTCTGCGCGAGACAGCCGCCGACGGCGATCTGCATCCCGGGGCGCTTGGTCTTCATGGGCGCGAGGCGGCCGAGGTTTCCGTACAGCTTGTTGTCGGCGTTCTCCCGCACCGCGCAGGTGTTGAAGACGACGACGTCGGCGTCACCGTCGGAGCCTTCGGGGGCCCGGACGTAACCGGCGCCCTCCAGGAGACCCGACAGCCGTTCGGAGTCGTGGACGTTCATCTGGCACCCGTAGGTGCGCACCTCGTAGCTCTTCTGGACGTCCACTGCTTCGCTCCGGTTGCCGCTGCTCATGGGACAAGGGTAGGCGGTTGCCGGGCGGCCCCCTCCCGTCCCCTTCCCTTCCCCGGGCCCCGCCCGTCCGCCGCCCGGCCCGGCTCGGCCCGCTGTGGGCCGGGCCTCACGGAGAAGCCTGGTCAGGGAGGCAGGTGAGCTGGCAGGATCGCGCGCATGTTCCACGCTCTGTCCCGATTCGGCCGTCGGCGCACCCTGCAGACGGGCGCCGTCCTCGCGGTCGTGCTCGGGCTGCTCGCGTGGTGGTTGCAGCCCGGGGGGGACGAGGGGGAGCCGAGCGGGTCGCTCACCTTCTCCACCGGAGTGCCCAGCGGTGTCTACCAGCGGTACGGGGAACGGCTGGAGGGCGTGCTCGCCAAGGACATGCCCGAGGTGTCCATCCGGCTGCGGACCAGCGAGGGGTCGCAGCAGAACCTCGCCCGGGTGGCGACGGGCGAGGCGGACTTCACCATCGCCACCGCCGACGCGGTGGCCACCTATCTGCGCGACGGCAGGCCGGGGGCCCAGCGACTGCGCGGCTGTGTCCGGCTGTACGACGACTACGTCCAGCTGGTCGTGCCCCGCGACTCCGACGTGCGGACGGTCGCCGACCTGCGGGGCAAGCGGGTGGGCGTCGGCCAGGAGGGTTCCGGGGTGCGGCTGGTCGCGGACCGGCTGCTGGCGGCGGCGGGGCTCG from Streptomyces sp. CA-278952 carries:
- a CDS encoding ATP-grasp domain-containing protein, with the translated sequence MTAALARVGIEAVALPWDEPVDWSRFAAVVLEAPWDYPKRSDEFLTWARRAATESVLFNHFPMVEWNSDKRYLSDLAADGVPVVPSTWTSPGKEWEAPAEGEYVVKPSVSCSAKDTARYGPGTAERTRAHRHAEELLARGRTVLTQPYQHAVDAHGELSLIYLDGAYSHAVRRSALLKPGAEAQGGLFTTATVTPRPATGPELDCGDAVVKAVAARFGCPLYARIDLVPGPQGAPLLLECEVIEPSLFLTHSSTAADDLAAALVRRLSGTRLRSTGGGQDTSSTYS
- a CDS encoding glutamine synthetase family protein, giving the protein MTDRAAGAEQAMAGMAEAGVRVVALSWVDNAGVSRMKAVPLGRLPQLADHGVGMSPVFDTFLVDDSVARADGHGGPVGDLLLLPEMNRLTPLAAQPGWAWAPADRFSQDGAPYPGCHRSFVNRMVQGAADLGLRLLMGFETEWSVGPGRIGDGPAYGLSRLADSGAYLLDVVDALTAQGVEVLQVHPEYEPGQFEVSTAADGPLCAADTAVLVRHTVRTVSHAHGLQASFAPLTTASGIGNGGHLHLSLWRGEENLLHGGSGARGMTAEGEAFLAGVLRSLPALTAIGCPAPASYLRLAPSAWAGVYRCWGWENREAALRFVTGPADRASRCTNAELKCFDQAANPYLVVGSVIAAGLAGCEEALRLPEEYGDDPAHADTDDLERLGIERLPTSLDEAVGHLKGSAVLRKAMGDHLFGSVLAVRGAEDSLFAGRTRAETVEATRWRY
- a CDS encoding type II toxin-antitoxin system PemK/MazF family toxin; the protein is MEFDERRPVVLLSGDDASGFRVMQVVARAGVDITGLGVEVAVGAGEALPFEGVLRFALPRPGFTPCTWVTTVSWDDLIERAGVLSSAKLSEIETALRLGGLA
- the miaA gene encoding tRNA (adenosine(37)-N6)-dimethylallyltransferase MiaA produces the protein MTPPASAPRVITVVGPTAAGKSDLGVFLAQRLGGEVINADSMQLYRGMDIGTAKLTLPERDGVPHRLLDIWDVTETASVAEYQRLARLEIDRLLAEGRTPILVGGSGLYVKGAIDALEFPGTDPEVRARLEAELTERGSGVLHERLAAADPEAARSILASNGRRIVRALEVIEITGKPFTANLPGEEPVYDAVQIGVDVDRPELDERIALRVDRMWEAGLVDEVRALEASGLREGLTASRALGYQQILAVLAGECTEDDARAETVRATKRFARRQDSWFRRDARVVWLGGGHRDRGELPHRALTLVERAVTA
- a CDS encoding antitoxin, encoding MGFLDNLKAKLGPAKDKVGDLAQQHGGKIEQGLDKAARTVDQKTKGKYSDKIDSGTRKAKEAVDKLGNKDGGTPGTPGTPGTPGTPGTPGSTPPPPPPAS
- a CDS encoding class III extradiol dioxygenase subunit B-like domain-containing protein encodes the protein MLVAAAVCPCPPLLVPEVAAGAAPELEAARDACLDAVGVLAASRPDLLVVVGPADDRSAGPHPAGARGSFRGIGVNLDVTLGDAPPDAAAPDRPLPGSLTVGAWLLGRARWTGAPVDGFAVAESEAAPECAAAGHSLARRAERVALLVMGDGSACRTLKAPGYLDERAAAFDARATEALGSADLDALAALDATLARELKAAGRAPWQLLGGAARGAGLAGRLLYEDAPYGVGYTVAAWS
- the miaB gene encoding tRNA (N6-isopentenyl adenosine(37)-C2)-methylthiotransferase MiaB, with product MSSGNRSEAVDVQKSYEVRTYGCQMNVHDSERLSGLLEGAGYVRAPEGSDGDADVVVFNTCAVRENADNKLYGNLGRLAPMKTKRPGMQIAVGGCLAQKDRDTIVKRAPWVDVVFGTHNIGKLPVLLERARIQEEAQIEIAESLEAFPSTLPTRRESAYAAWVSISVGCNNTCTFCIVPALRGKEKDRRTGDILAEIEALVAEGVSEITLLGQNVNAYGSDIGDREAFSKLLRACGAIEGLERVRFTSPHPRDFTDDVIAAMAETPNVMPQLHMPMQSGSDSILKAMRRSYRQDRFLGIIEKVRAAMPDAAISTDIIVGFPGETEEDFEQTMHAVREARFANAFTFQYSKRPGTPAADMDGQIPKEVVQERYMRLSALQEQISWDENKKQVGRTLDVMVAEGEGRKDGATRRLSGRAPDNRLVHFTPPEKAVRPGDVVTVEITYAAPHHLLAEGTPLAVRSTRAGDAWEKRTTEAAAKPAGVMLGLPGIGAPDPLPATAAPACGIG
- a CDS encoding TAXI family TRAP transporter solute-binding subunit; translated protein: MFHALSRFGRRRTLQTGAVLAVVLGLLAWWLQPGGDEGEPSGSLTFSTGVPSGVYQRYGERLEGVLAKDMPEVSIRLRTSEGSQQNLARVATGEADFTIATADAVATYLRDGRPGAQRLRGCVRLYDDYVQLVVPRDSDVRTVADLRGKRVGVGQEGSGVRLVADRLLAAAGLDPAADVTPVPVGIDTMPVRLTQGRLDAFFWSGGLPTAAVQELSRRFDIRLVPLEAELVAKLQAATGPTRFYRSAMMPADVYPQAQQGQAVPTVAVANLLVTTDRTDAAMTEAFTRAVINSRDRIGREVHAAQLVDLRTAIYTDPLDVHDGAKAYYRSVKP